A segment of the Moorena sp. SIOASIH genome:
AACTGACCAGTGGAGGTGGGGAACAGGGAATAGGGGATAGGGAACAGGGAATAGGGAATAGTGATAAAATTTGATATCATGTTACCCATGTTACCATGGAAGATATGACAATCTCTTCTACAACCGGGGTCGCTTAAGCGGGTTTAGTATAATATTACAATCGAACAAATACGGGAAAAACTCGAATGGTAAGGATTCAGGTGGGTGAGAAGGGGGGTTGACAGAGGCTAGCCACTGTTGACGATTTTATCCAAATATCTGGCAGTATCTCCAAAAATATGTTAGACTTTGATTAGTTTTCTAGTGTCATTGAAAAGATTCTGAAAATTGAATTGAAGCCGAAAACCAAAGCAAACCATGATAGTGGTTGCGTTTTCTATTAAACACAGATTTATGCGCCTTGAGCGGAACAAAACCGATCTTGGCCTTGGGAGATACCCCCTGGCTGCGAGAGCAGCTTGCATTAGTGGGCTAAAATCTGCAAAGTAGATTTTGGTAGCTAAAAAGTATCGGAGACTAGGATAGGAGAAAAGTTGTGATCATAAAAAAGCCAGTGCATCCAAGACATACAGAAGAAGAACTCAACCAATTGTCTACAGAAGAATTGGTTAAGATAATCAAGGCACTTGAAACAGAGGTGGCACGGCTGAGTGTAATCCTAGGTAAGGACAGCCAAACATCATCAAAACCCCCATCAACGGACATAATCAAGCGTCTCAGAGAAAAAGAAAGTACTCGAAGAAACTCCACAGGGACAGCAAAAGCGGAAACTTCGAGGACAACCAGGTCATCAAGGAAAAACTCGTTTTGGGTTTGGCAGGGTAGACAGAATAGAAGTGCTCCATCCAGAGATCTGTACTCACTGGGTCGGAACTCACTTTCATGGGTGTGCCGAGAAAATAGAAAAGCACCAAGTAGCGCAGTTGGTAGCCCAACCAATTGAAGTAGTGGAGTATCATCGTCTGAGCCGTAAATGCCTTCAGTGTGGGGAAGTAAGTCAGGCAAACTGGAGTCAGGAAATCGTACCAGGACAAGACCTAGGAGTGAGACTGCAAGCACTGATCGGTTGGTTAGGGAACTATGCCCACATGCCCTATGCCAAGATCCAGGAGTTGATTTAGCAGATGGGTGAAGTAGAGATTGGAGTCGGAACCAAAGGGGCCACCAACGTGCCTAGTAGCCCAAGCCATAGAACAGCCGGTACTAGAACTGGAAAATTGGGTAAAAATAGAACAACCCAATGTCCATGTCGATGAAACCCCTTGGGGGGTCATTGGGGTAAAGGAATGGTTATGGCTAGTCGCCAACCAGGATTTTTGCCTATTTAGAGCAGCAGATACACGTTCACGAAAAGAACTAGAGTCACTGCTAGGAGATAAGTATGGTGGAGTTCGAGCGCAGCGACGAAAAGCGTGTATACTAACTAATGGTTACCCTGTAGTAGCCCAACAAAAGTGCTTGGCACATATGCGCAGGCATTTCAAGGGTTTAATTAAATGTCCTGGATTACACAATGAGAGTATTGGCAAAGCATTTATTAGTCTGCAAGATGTGCGCTTTTGAGCATTATCACTTATGGCAAACCCAGGCTGATCATAAAGCTTACGAATTATGGGCCAAGGAATTCAAATCCAAATTAAGTAAAGCTTTCAATAAATGGATACCGCAAGCGGGAGCAAGAGCTTTGAGGCTTTTAAATAATCTCCAAAACAAGTTTGATCAGTGGTGGTATTTTCGCCATGCATCCAGAAGTACCTCCTGACAACAATTTGGCAGAACGTTGTCATTGATTGGCTGTTACAAAGCGTAAGGGAGCGCGGAGGTTCTCGCTCCTTGGAAAGATTTGAAAACACCGCCAGACTTTTGACTGTTGTGCAAACCTGTCGTTCTCAGCAACGTTGTGTCGTCAACTTTTTTGCTGAAGCATTACGTGCCCACATCGGTCGTGACATGGGTTTTCCTTGACTTATCCCTATTTTTACGACCTGAATCCTTACCTCGAATGTTATTTCGAGACACCTGTATTGGAGTAAAAGTTATATTTTATAAAATTTGTTGAGCAAAAAGTTTAAGCATTTCAAGCTCTTATAAAACAGGATATTTATGACAGTAATCGAGAATCTTTTATCTGATATCAGTCGTTTGGGAATAAAGCTATGGCTTGAATATAGTGATTCAACTCAAGCACCTAGGTTAAAATGTAGAGCTCCAGAAGGAGCTTTAAATCCAGCCTTACGAGATCAGTTGCAACAGCATAAAATAGCAATAATTGAGACTCTACAACAGTGGGAGAAATATAATAATCAAGCAGTTGAAACTATTGTAAAAGTTCCTCGTGAAGGAAACTATAGTCTCTCCTTTGCTCAAGAAAGACTGTGGTTTATAAATCAGCTTAATCCTGGTGATACTAACTACAATGTGGTTCATAATTTTCAAATTTCAGGAATACTCAATGTTTCAATACTTGAACAAAGTTTAAATGAGATTATTCGCCGTCATGAGGTGCTACGAACCACATTTTCCATAAAAAAAGGTAGCCCAATACAAGCAATTGCACCTAGTTTAAATCTGATCTTATCAGTTGTTGATTTACAATCGCTACCTAGCCAAGAGCAGTTGACTCAAACAGAACAATTCATTCAGGCAGAAAATCAATATGCTTTTGACCTATCTCAAGAGATATTATTGCGAGCCACAGTGCTTCATCTGTCAGAGCATTTGCATATCTTACTATTAACTTGTCATCATATTATTACAGATGGCTGGTCTACAAAAGTTTTGTTGCGAGAACTCGGAAGTCTTTATACGGCTTTTTTGAATGATGAGTCTTCACCATTACCTGAGTTACCAATTCAATATATAGACTTTGCCCACTGGCAGCGACAATGCTTATCAAAAGAACGATTGGCAAATCTGGTGGAGTATTGGAGACATCAATTAGCTGGCGCACCACCTTTGCTAGATTTACCTACTGATCATTCTCGCCCTCCAGTGCAAACCTTTCGAGGTGCGACTCAGCTTTTTGACTTCAGTAAAGACCTGACGCAACAAATTAAAGAACTGGGTTACCAAGCCGGAACAACACTATTCATGACATTGTTGACGGCTTTTATGGTCTTACTAAGCCGTTATAGCGGCCAGGAAGATATTATAGTGGGCACTCCGATCGCGGGTCGCAATCATCCTGCCCTTGATTCAATGATTGGCTTTTTTGTCAATACGTTAGTGTTGCGGGTTGATCTCTCTGGTAATCCAAGCTTCCGAGAATTAATGGATCGGACACGACAGGTAACGTTAGACGCTTATTCCCATCAAGATTTGCAGTTCGAGAAGCTTGTGGAAGAGCTACAACCCGAACGAAACCCTGGTTACAATCCGCTGTTTCAAGTGATGTTTGTTCTGCAGGAGAATGAGGTTGATGAATGGAAGTTTTCGGATTTAACCCTGACTCCTTTACCAACGGAAAGGGTCACGGCCAAGTTTGATTTGACCCTATGTCTTGAGAATCGGGAATCTGGGCTGAGAGGGAAGTTAGAATACAGCACGGATTTGTTTGATCAGGACACTGCTGCTCGAATGATTGGGCATTTTCAAACGCTCCTTGCCGCAATTGTCAGAAATCCTGATCAATCGATCTGTCACCTGCCGCTTTTAAGTCTTGAGGAATCCTATCAACTCCTAGTTGCTTGGAATCAAACCCAAATGGATTCTCTGTGTGACATTTCTGTTCATTCACAGGTTCTAACTCTGTTAGAGCAGCAGGTATCTCAGCATCCAGATGCTATAGCTGTCCAGTTTCAACAGCAAACGCTCACTTATCAAGCATTGCACGATCGGGCTAATCAACTCGCTCATTATCTCCAAAGTCTTGGGGTTGGTCCAGAAGTTGTCGTAGGTCTTTGTGTCGAACGGTCTATAGAGCTAGTTGTGGGTTTTCTGGGCATCCTTAAAGCAGGTGGAGCGTATCTCCCTCTTGATCCGACCTATCCCCAAGAACGGCTCACTTATATGCTTGCAGATGCACAAGTTTCGGTGCTTGTGACTCAGCCCACTCTACTGACTAGACTTCCATCTCACCCAGCAAAAGTGGTGATGTTAGAGAGCGACTCTGCTGTTTTTGCCAACCAACCTGTGACAGCACCAACCTCTGCCATTACTGCAGAGACGCTAGCCTATGTAATCTATACTTCTGGCTCTACCGGACGACCCAAAGGAGTAATGGTCACGCATCGGGGGTTAAGCAATCTAGCAGCAACTCTGATTGCGACTTTTAAAGTCAACCCCCACAGTCGGGTTCTTCAATTTACCTCCTTGAGTTTTGATGTTTCAATCTCAGAAATCTTGATGGTTTTAAGTTCTGGGGCTTGCTTGTGCTTGAATCCATCAGAATCTTTACTGCCGAGTTTAGATTTAGTGCAACTTCTCCAGCAGCAGGCAATTACGCATTTGGCATTACCTGCATCTGCCCTGGCGACTTTACCGCTCATGCCAATCCCCAGTTTACAAGTGCTGATTGTAGGAGGGGAAGCCTGTCCTGTTCCGTTGATGCAAGAGTGGGCTAAGGGTCGGGAATTTTTTAATGCTTACGGCCCAACAGAGGCGAGTGTGTATACGACTATCGCCCTTTGTCAACCAGAGGACCCTATCATTACACTCGGTCGCCCCATTCCCAATGTCAACGTTTATATTCTAGATCCCTATGGTCAGCCGGTTCCGATCGGTATTCCTGGCGAGTTGTATATTGGGGGGATCGGTCTTGCACGAGGTTATCTCAACCGTCCTGATCTGACCCAGGCAACATTTGCCGCAATGCCTCACAGCTTAAAGAGGCTGCACGAGGATTTTGGCAAGGCTTTACCTGCAAACTCTCTAGCCAATCGTTTATACAAAACGGGTGATCGGGTGCGTTATCTTGCTGATGGCAGAATTGAGTTTTTAGGACGGATTGATCACCAAGTTAAGTTGCGCGGATTCCGGATCGAGCTCGGAGAGATCAGTGCAACCCTGGAACAACATCCAGCCATTCAGACTGCAATTGCCTTGTTGAGACCAGATCAACGTGGCGAACAACAATTGGTCGCCTATGCAGTTTTGCACAGTGGGAGTGATCAGCCTTCTGCTCCTGAACTGCGAAGGTTTTTGCGAGGACTCTTGCCTCACTATATGGTGCCAATGGCGATCATTTTGCTGTCAGAATTCCCCCTGACCCCCAATGGCAAGATCAACCGTGCTGCTTTGCCTGCTCCTGATTTGCAACACCTACAACAAGCTACCTTTGTTCCGCCTCGCAGTCCGGTTGAAATTGTTATTGCCAATATCATCGCCTCGGCATTGGGTTTAGAACAGGTGGGTCTGCAGGATGATTTCTTTGAACTGGGAGGCCATTCGTTATTAGCGACTCAGGTTATCTCTCGAATTCGTCAAAGTTTTGGGGTTGAGATCCCACTGATCACTCTATTTGAGCAACCCAGGTTAATAGACCTTGCTCAGGCTGTGAACTCTGTTCAGAAGAAAGATTTTTCTCCCTTACCTCCTATTCAGCCGATCGATCGCAACCCCTTAAGCGACCCCAAATCATTTCCCCTGTCATTTGCCCAACAACGGCTCTGGTTCCTCAATCGTCTTGAAGGGGTCAATACAACAAGCTATAACACGGGTAGAACTTTTCAGTTAACTGGGAATTTGAATCGACCCGCACTACAACAAAGTCTGCAAGCCCTCATCGAACGTCATGAAAGCCTACGCACTACCTTCCCCATTGATCGTCAAGGTATTCCCTGTCAACGGATTAATGAGCCTGGAACGATAACATTACCCGTGATTGAGTTGGAAGCAGGAGCACAAGAAGCCGAGATTAAAGAGCTAATTAAAGTAGAAAGTCAACAACCCTTTGATCTGACTCACAACAGGCTCATTCGCTTCAAACTGCTGCAATCGTCGCCTACTGATCATATTTTGATGGTCACGATACACCACATTATTTGTGATGGTTGGTCGATCGGGGTATTCCAACAAGAGCTACTCCAACTGTATCAAGCTTTTTGCCAGAATCAATCTTCTCCCCTTTCCCCTTTACAGATCCAATATGCAGATTTTGCCTGTTGGCAACGGCAATGGCTAACCGATCAAGTTTTAGAGGCTGAACTCAACTATTGGAAACAACAACTGGAAGGCGCTCCCCCTCTATTAGAACTGCCCACAGACTACCCTCGACCTGCTGTGCAAACATTTCAAGGGGGGGAGGTCAGTTTTCAGGTTGATGCATCCCTGAGCCAGAATCTGAAAGCCTTCAGCCAAAAAGCAGGCGTTACCCTATTTATGACCTTGCTTACTGTCTTTAAGATATTATTATCTCGCTACTCCAGACAGACCGATATTGTGGTGGGTGCGCCCATTGCTAATCGTAATCAGGCTGAAATTGAGCCTTTGATTGGTTTTTTTGTCAATACCCTGGTATTGCGTTCCGACTTGTCCGGCAATCCTAGATTTGTGGAACTGCTGAGACAGGTTAGACAAACCACGCTAGAGGCTTACACGCATCAAGACCTACCTTTTGAGAAATTAGTAGAGGAATTACAACCGAAGCGTCGTCTTGACCATCATCCGATTATTCAGGTCATGTTTGCTTTGCAAAATGTTCCAGATGCTGATTTAGAACTACCAGACTTAGAAGTCAAGTCCCTCAGATCAGAGGTTGAGACAACCCGCGAATTTGATTTGGAGGTTTACCTTTGGGAAAAACCTCAGGGGTTGGTCGGCTCCTGTATTTACAGGGGTGATTTGTTCAAAGTTGAAACGATCCAGCGGTTATTTGAACAATTTCAGAGGTTATTGCAAGCAGTGGTGATCGATAGCAGTCAAAGGATCGATGAGTTGCCCCTTCTGACTCTTGCTGAACAACACCAGATTCTAACGCAATGGAATCAGACTCAAAGAGACTACCCTCGTAACTCCTGTATTCATCAACTATTTGAGCAACAGGTAGAACGATCAGGAGATGCCATTGCCCTAGTATTTGAAGACCAACAACTTACTTATCAGGAGCTGGATTACCAGGCCAATCAGCTTGCCGCTTACTTACGGAACTGGGGTGTCGATCCAGACGTATTGGTTGGGGTTTGCCTGGAGCGATCGCCTGACCTGATTGTGGCCATACTGGCAATTCTTAAAGCTGGGGGAGCATATGTGCCCCTTGATCCAAACTACCCCTCAGAACGTTTGGCCTTCATTGCCGAAGATACACAAATACCGATATTAATTACTCAAACAGCTTTTCGAGCCCACCTTTCGGATTCTCAGACCTGTTTCCTCATTTGTTTAGATGAAATCAACTTAAGAGAGTTTGCTGCTCAACAACCGACTAACCGGAAAGAACACGATGTCCAGCCTGATTTGAATAGAACGTTAACAGACACCATCTCTCCTACCCTAGAAACCCAGGCTGGGACTTCTTTGAGCGGAAAATCAATCACCGCTGACAATCTTGCCTATGTGATGTATACTTCCGGCTCTACAGGTAAACCCAAAGGTGTTGCAGTTTCCCATCGGGGAGTTGTTCGTTTGGTGGTCAATTCCAACTATGTTAACATCACCGCAGCGGATACCTTTCTACAACTCGCCTCCATTGCTTTTGATGCAGCCACCTTTGAAATTTGGGGTGCGTTACTCAACGGAGCTACCTTGGTGCTCGCTCCAGCCTCTCGTTCTTCTCTGGCTGAAATTGCTTACCTCCTGCAGCATCATCACATTACGATTCTCTGGCTCACTGCTGGGCTCTTCCATCAAATGGTGGAAGAGCATCTTGAAGCTTTCTCCTCTGTTCAACAACTCTTAGCTGGAGGTGACGTTCTCTCTGTTGCTCATGTTCAAACCGTAGTTCAAGCCTTACCCAACACCCTGGTGATTAATGGCTACGGTCCAACAGAAAATACCACCTTTACCTGCTGTTACCCTGTTCGAGATCTTGATGAGATCGGCACATCAATTCCGATCGGATCTCCGATTTCAAACACTCAAGTCTATCTGTTAGATCAAACTTTTCACCCAGTTCCAGTTGGAGTACCTGGAGAGCTTTATATTGGCGGAGACGGCTTAGCACGCGAGTATCTCAAGCGTCCTGATCTGACCGCAGAACGCTTTATCGTGAATCCCTTTCTCTCTGGCAAAGTCATAGAAAAGGATGAAGGGAGAGAATCAAAAGGAACTCCCCAGATTTCAACTTCGAACACACTGTATAAAACCGGAGACTTAGCCCGATACCTTCCTGATGGCAATATTGAGTTTCTTGGACGAGTTGACCATCAAGTTAAAATTCGTGGTTTCCGCATTGAACTGGGAGAAATTGAAGCAACGATTCGGCAGAATTCAATTGTCTCTCAAACAGTTGTTACGGTTCATAAAGATCCAATCGGTGATAAAACTTTAATCGCTTATGTAGTGCCTGACTGGCGTGGGCAAGGGATTGCTGCATTACTTGCTCAGGCAGAATATGAATTATTAGAGGATTGGCAAACTCTCTACGAAGAAATCTACAGTCCATCTACTCTAGAACCAGATGATACAGGATTAAACTCTAACTTGGATTTCAATATTGTAGGATGGAATAGCAGTTATACAGGTCAGCCAATTCCAGCTATCGAAATGAGGGAATGGGTTGAGCATACCGTGTCGCGAATTCAGCATTATCACCCTCAGTCAGTATTAGAAATTGGTTGTGGAACAGGATTATTGTTAAGTCGAATTGCTCCCCATTGCAAACATTATGAAGGAACTGATTATTCCAGGGCAGCCTTAGCCTATAACCAAAATCTACAGCAAAGTCAAACGACCTTAAATCATGTTATTTTTCATCATAAATTAGCCCATGACTTTGACGGCATTCCTAAGCAAAAATTTGACACCGTTATACTCAATTCAGTCATTCAATACTTCCCCAGTATTCATTATCTTCTCCAGGTTTTACAAGGGGCAATAGATGTCATTATTCCTGGCACCCCCGGTCGCATTTTTGTGGGAGATATTCGGAGTTTACCCTTATTAGATAAGTTTCATACGATGGTGCAATACTTGCAAGCGGACGATTCAATGTTGTTACAGGAACTTACAACTCGATGTCAGCAGAGCTTGCAAGCGGAAGAAGAGCTTGTCATTGATCCAGATTTCTTTGTTACCTTACCTCACTATTTCCCTGAAATTAGCCATGTTGAAGTTCAACCGAAGCGAGGCAAACATCACAATGAGTTAACCCAGTTTCGTTATGATGTAACGCTCCATCTCAGCATGACTCAACCAAGGGAAAATGTAACAATTCCTTGGCAGGACTGGCAGGATGACCCAGACATGTTGACTCAAGTTCGGCGTGTGTTGTTGGAAGAACGTCCAGAATCGTTGGGTATTCGTCGTATTCCCAATGGGCGAATTCAACAGGCATTACAAGTCCAACAATGTCTGGAGCAATCGTCTCAGGAATTCAAAACCGTTAAACATCTCCGACAACATCTAATGGGTGTAATGGGTGATGGAGCACACAACAACTCCAGTGGCGTTGAGCCGGATATGTTCTGGGAATTAGCAGAAGAATTGGGCTATCAGGTGCATTTGAGTTGGTGGGAAGCCAGTTCAACAGGGTATTATGATGTAGTTTTTCTACGTGAGACTGTTCCCAAGGACCAGGATGTTGTCTCAGCTCTTCAAAAGGTTGCCTTTTGGCAAGAGCACCGAAGTCCTCTTAAGCTGAGGCAAGACTATGCCAATATCCCCCTACAAAGTAAGCTAACTTACAAACTGATTCCTGAAATACGCCAGTTTTTGCAAAACAAGTTGCCTGAGTATATGCTGCCTCAGCACTTTGTTGTCTTAGACCATTTACCTCTGACCGCCAATGGCAAAGTCGATCGCAGGGCTTTGCCAGTCCCCGATGTTATAGATGTGCATCGAGAGGGAGAATTTGTTGCACCGAGGACCCCGACTCAAGAGCTGTTAGCTGCGATTTGGCGTGAGGTTTTGCGAATTGAACAGATTAGCCTTG
Coding sequences within it:
- a CDS encoding non-ribosomal peptide synthetase produces the protein MTVIENLLSDISRLGIKLWLEYSDSTQAPRLKCRAPEGALNPALRDQLQQHKIAIIETLQQWEKYNNQAVETIVKVPREGNYSLSFAQERLWFINQLNPGDTNYNVVHNFQISGILNVSILEQSLNEIIRRHEVLRTTFSIKKGSPIQAIAPSLNLILSVVDLQSLPSQEQLTQTEQFIQAENQYAFDLSQEILLRATVLHLSEHLHILLLTCHHIITDGWSTKVLLRELGSLYTAFLNDESSPLPELPIQYIDFAHWQRQCLSKERLANLVEYWRHQLAGAPPLLDLPTDHSRPPVQTFRGATQLFDFSKDLTQQIKELGYQAGTTLFMTLLTAFMVLLSRYSGQEDIIVGTPIAGRNHPALDSMIGFFVNTLVLRVDLSGNPSFRELMDRTRQVTLDAYSHQDLQFEKLVEELQPERNPGYNPLFQVMFVLQENEVDEWKFSDLTLTPLPTERVTAKFDLTLCLENRESGLRGKLEYSTDLFDQDTAARMIGHFQTLLAAIVRNPDQSICHLPLLSLEESYQLLVAWNQTQMDSLCDISVHSQVLTLLEQQVSQHPDAIAVQFQQQTLTYQALHDRANQLAHYLQSLGVGPEVVVGLCVERSIELVVGFLGILKAGGAYLPLDPTYPQERLTYMLADAQVSVLVTQPTLLTRLPSHPAKVVMLESDSAVFANQPVTAPTSAITAETLAYVIYTSGSTGRPKGVMVTHRGLSNLAATLIATFKVNPHSRVLQFTSLSFDVSISEILMVLSSGACLCLNPSESLLPSLDLVQLLQQQAITHLALPASALATLPLMPIPSLQVLIVGGEACPVPLMQEWAKGREFFNAYGPTEASVYTTIALCQPEDPIITLGRPIPNVNVYILDPYGQPVPIGIPGELYIGGIGLARGYLNRPDLTQATFAAMPHSLKRLHEDFGKALPANSLANRLYKTGDRVRYLADGRIEFLGRIDHQVKLRGFRIELGEISATLEQHPAIQTAIALLRPDQRGEQQLVAYAVLHSGSDQPSAPELRRFLRGLLPHYMVPMAIILLSEFPLTPNGKINRAALPAPDLQHLQQATFVPPRSPVEIVIANIIASALGLEQVGLQDDFFELGGHSLLATQVISRIRQSFGVEIPLITLFEQPRLIDLAQAVNSVQKKDFSPLPPIQPIDRNPLSDPKSFPLSFAQQRLWFLNRLEGVNTTSYNTGRTFQLTGNLNRPALQQSLQALIERHESLRTTFPIDRQGIPCQRINEPGTITLPVIELEAGAQEAEIKELIKVESQQPFDLTHNRLIRFKLLQSSPTDHILMVTIHHIICDGWSIGVFQQELLQLYQAFCQNQSSPLSPLQIQYADFACWQRQWLTDQVLEAELNYWKQQLEGAPPLLELPTDYPRPAVQTFQGGEVSFQVDASLSQNLKAFSQKAGVTLFMTLLTVFKILLSRYSRQTDIVVGAPIANRNQAEIEPLIGFFVNTLVLRSDLSGNPRFVELLRQVRQTTLEAYTHQDLPFEKLVEELQPKRRLDHHPIIQVMFALQNVPDADLELPDLEVKSLRSEVETTREFDLEVYLWEKPQGLVGSCIYRGDLFKVETIQRLFEQFQRLLQAVVIDSSQRIDELPLLTLAEQHQILTQWNQTQRDYPRNSCIHQLFEQQVERSGDAIALVFEDQQLTYQELDYQANQLAAYLRNWGVDPDVLVGVCLERSPDLIVAILAILKAGGAYVPLDPNYPSERLAFIAEDTQIPILITQTAFRAHLSDSQTCFLICLDEINLREFAAQQPTNRKEHDVQPDLNRTLTDTISPTLETQAGTSLSGKSITADNLAYVMYTSGSTGKPKGVAVSHRGVVRLVVNSNYVNITAADTFLQLASIAFDAATFEIWGALLNGATLVLAPASRSSLAEIAYLLQHHHITILWLTAGLFHQMVEEHLEAFSSVQQLLAGGDVLSVAHVQTVVQALPNTLVINGYGPTENTTFTCCYPVRDLDEIGTSIPIGSPISNTQVYLLDQTFHPVPVGVPGELYIGGDGLAREYLKRPDLTAERFIVNPFLSGKVIEKDEGRESKGTPQISTSNTLYKTGDLARYLPDGNIEFLGRVDHQVKIRGFRIELGEIEATIRQNSIVSQTVVTVHKDPIGDKTLIAYVVPDWRGQGIAALLAQAEYELLEDWQTLYEEIYSPSTLEPDDTGLNSNLDFNIVGWNSSYTGQPIPAIEMREWVEHTVSRIQHYHPQSVLEIGCGTGLLLSRIAPHCKHYEGTDYSRAALAYNQNLQQSQTTLNHVIFHHKLAHDFDGIPKQKFDTVILNSVIQYFPSIHYLLQVLQGAIDVIIPGTPGRIFVGDIRSLPLLDKFHTMVQYLQADDSMLLQELTTRCQQSLQAEEELVIDPDFFVTLPHYFPEISHVEVQPKRGKHHNELTQFRYDVTLHLSMTQPRENVTIPWQDWQDDPDMLTQVRRVLLEERPESLGIRRIPNGRIQQALQVQQCLEQSSQEFKTVKHLRQHLMGVMGDGAHNNSSGVEPDMFWELAEELGYQVHLSWWEASSTGYYDVVFLRETVPKDQDVVSALQKVAFWQEHRSPLKLRQDYANIPLQSKLTYKLIPEIRQFLQNKLPEYMLPQHFVVLDHLPLTANGKVDRRALPVPDVIDVHREGEFVAPRTPTQELLAAIWREVLRIEQISLDDDFFKLGGHSLLATQVMSRIRHRLGVELPLQVMFEQPTLRDLTQAIETAQQGDLISFPAIQPVSRATLLPVSFAQQRLWFLTQLEGMSAGYNVPNAFKLEGVLNHTALEQSFQAIIHRHETLRTTFKADDTGTPYQYINEAGIFTLPVIELHSEHQERQVKDQIQAESHQPFDISQDQLIRAKLLCLSPTTHVLLVTIHHIVSDGWSLGVFIQELSQLYQAFCQGETSPLSPLTIQYADFAQWQRQWLAGQALTSHLDYWKQKLDGAPPLLEFPTDHPRPEVATFEGGIEWFWLDSSLTQQLKTLSQKAGVTLFMTLLAAFQVLLSRYTRKSDIVVGSPIANRKQVEVESLLGFFVNTLVLRSDLSNNPSFEALLAQVRQTTLEAYLHQDLPFEKLVETLQPERHLNHHPIVQVMFALQNALGDKLELFDLKVERLGVELKTIREFDFELDLFENPEGLAGRCTYNIGLFKAETIRRMLGHFQTLLQAIVVDSTQGIAELPLLTQAEQQLLVAWNQTQKDYPHDQCIHQLFEAQVERTSDAIAVIFEAQKLTYRELNERSNQLAHYLQQQGVGPEVLVGICVERSLEMVVGVLGILKAGGAYVPLDPTYPSDRIAYMMEDSEIGLLLTQQCLLKELPLHRPQIICLDVEDDVFAKYSTDTVHSKVHPTNLAYVIYTSGSTGQPKGVAITHHSVLNLDQGLLHAVYSSLTHSKENLCISINGSYAFDTSVKQILQLLHGHTLVIVPESDRYSGSTLLHYLKQYQIDVFDCTPMQFTWLIEAGLLSTDEVPLRAILVGGEPIASSTWLAVQSCETIHCFNLYGPTECTVDATICRLQSAHSAGTIGRPIVNTQVYLLDSHLQPVPIGIPGELYIGGAGLARGYLNRPELTATKFIANPFGAGRLYQTGDLARYLPDGSIEYLGRLDQQVKIRGFRIELGEITTVLSQHPDISQAVTIARESETRDRQLIAYVVAKDNVHVDPPVLRQYLQQSLPAYMLPSSFVSLAELPLMPNGKIDRKALPAPNVSDLQRQTTFVPASTSTQQLLVMVWADVLGVDQIGLYDNFFNLGGHSLLAVKVISRLQEALQISLPVQLLFTSKTLLELAQAIDRIRNSDQDISKLGTSFVDLEAEAILDPNIKPAKAQISRNPDHILLTGATGFVGIFLLHELLKQTSAKIYCLMRTGDPLQGWQRLHKLLKSFGLWHETYQSRVVVIKGDLSLPKFGLEESEYEQLSHQVESIYHSGAWVNSMYPYSFLSPVNVAGTQEIIKLACASRVKPLHHISTLGVFSAGSYSGQNLIFEDDPLIHAKGLKGGYSQSKWVAEKLVMAARNRGLPTSIYRLGRVFSHCQTGIMNMQDFLCIFLRGCIQFGKYPDSDQMVDRLTPVDYVSKAIVHLSLKGQLGKVFHINNPETVNLQTLFEWIKAFGYPLEAIPYSEWRTQFTQLEISQASNNSLYSLFPAFSPYNPPYTGKVLRFDYQNLTNGLAQSNIQLESINQAYLNLFLSFLIQENYLDAPARL
- a CDS encoding transposase, encoding MESEPKGPPTCLVAQAIEQPVLELENWVKIEQPNVHVDETPWGVIGVKEWLWLVANQDFCLFRAADTRSRKELESLLGDKYGGVRAQRRKACILTNGYPVVAQQKCLAHMRRHFKGLIKCPGLHNESIGKAFISLQDVRF